The genomic stretch CGCTGGTTGCTGAGCAAACCGGATCTGCGCCTGCGCTGGGATCAGCGCGTGATTCATATGCCGCTGGTGGGAAAAATCTCGCGTGGCCTCAATACTTCGCGTTTTGCCCGGACTTTGTCTATCTGTACCTCGAGCGCAATTCCGATTCTGGACGGAATGCGGGTCGCGGTGGATGTGATGTCCAATCAATACGTCAAGCAACAGGTGCGTCTGGCGGCAGAAAATGTGCGCGAAGGTGCCAGCCTGCGCAAAGCACTTGATCAAACCAAACTCTTCCCGCCGATGATGCTGCATATGATCGCCAGTGGTGAACAGAGCGGCGAACTGGAAAGCATGCTGACCCGCGCCGCAGATAACCAGGACAACAGTTTTGAAGCGACGGTTAATATTGCGCTGGGCATTTTTACCCCGGCGCTGATTGCGTTGATGGCGGGTCTGGTGCTGTTCATCGTAATGGCTACTCTGATGCCTATCCTGGAAATGAATAATTTGATGAGCCGCTGATTTGGCTCACTTCGTCTTGAGTAACATGGAGTCTCTATGAACAAAAAAGTAAACAAACAGTCCGGTTTTACCCTGCTGGAAGTGATGGTTGTGGTCGTTATTCTGGGTATTCTGGCCAGCTTTGTGGTGCCTAACCTTCTCGGCAACAAAGAAAAAGCCGACCAACAGAAAGCGATCACAGACATTGTCGCGCTGGAAAATGCCCTCGATATGTACAAGCTGGATAACAATGTCTATCCGACCACTGATCAGGGGCTGGATGCGCTGGTCACTATGCCAGGCAGCCCTGAGCCACGTAATTACCGCGCCGGTGGTTACATCAAACGTCTGCCAAAAGACCCTTGGGGTAACGATTACCAATACCTGAGCCCGGGTGATAAAGCCACGATTGATGTGTTCACCTTAGGTGCGGATGGTCAGGAAGGCGGTGAAGGTACGGCCGTCGATATCGGTAACTGGAATCTGCAGGATTTTCAGTAACAGGTTAACGGTGGCGCTTGGCGCCACCTTTTATTGAATTCAGGTCTGGCTGTTGTGATGAAGCGCAAACATGGTTTTACTCTGTTGGAAATAATGCTGGTGTTAGTGCTGCTTTCCGTCAGTGCGGTGGCCGTGATCGCCACTCTGCCGGTCAGACATGATGATGAGATTAAAGAAGTGGCGCAGAGTATTTTTCAGCGTCTGCAACTGCTCAATGAGGAAGCCATCCTCAGCGGCCGTGATTACGGGCTGCGCATTGATGAGCAGGCACGCACACTGCGTTTTTTAAGCCTGGAACAGACAGGCTGGCAAAAATTGGATAAAAATGGCATCGCCGCGGATCTGCAGCTAGAGGAGGGACTGGCGCTGCAGTATCAAGCCGGTGGCGATGTCTGGCAGGATGAAGACCGCTTGTTTAAGCCGGGCTCTCTGTTTGATGAAGAGATGTTTGCTGAGCAGGATGGCGAGCACAAACAGCGTCCGCCCCAGGTCTTTATCTTATCCAGCGGCGAACTGACCCCGTTTACGCTGGATATTTACGTGCAGAATGCAAGTGTTGAGCGTGGATGGCAGGTGCAGGTACAAGATAACGGTCAGATCACTCTGCTGGCACCGGGAGAACATGATGAGGCGCGCTGAGCGGGGCTTTACGCTGCTGGAAGTGCTGGTTGCGCTGGCCATCTTTGCCACTGCCGCATTGAGTGTGATGCGCGCCGTGACCCAGCACATCAATACCATCAGTTATCTGGAAGAGAAAACGTTCGCCGCTATGGTGGTGGATAACCAGACCGCCAAGGTGTTTTTGAGTGAACAGACACCTCGGGCGCAAAACGGCAGCGAAGAGCTGGCCGGACGCACCTGGTACTGGAAAGTCGCGCCGGTGAAAACGGCCAATGATGTCCTGGCAGCATTTGATGTCAGTGCGGCGACCGAGAAGAACGGCGCGCCGGTGGTGACGGTAAGAAGTTATGTTGCAAAGTAAATATGGTTCATTGAGACGAGTTGCACGCCGCCGCGGTTTTACCCTGATTGAAGTGCTGGTCGCCATGGCGATTTTTGCCAGCCTCAGTCTGGCGGCCTATCAGGTGCTCAATCAGGTGCAACGCAGCAATACCCTGTCCGCGGAACGAGAAGCGCGTCTGAGCGAAGTGCAGCGTGCGATCGTCATGATGGATGCGGATTTTCGTCAGATGGCGTTGCGTCATTTCCGCCATAACGGGGAAGCGCCCGCTGAGCGTATGTTGCTCTGGAGCGATTATCTGAACGACTCTGACAGTAAGGGGGTGATGTTTATCCGCCTCGGCTGGCATAACCCGGAGCAGCAATTCCCGCGTGGAGAAGTGGCCAAGGTAGGCTATCGTTTAAAAGAAGGTGTGTTGGAGCGCCTTTATTGGCGCTATCCGGATACCACGGTCTCTGAGCCTGCGGTGGTGATGCCTGTGCTGACTCAGGTTGAATCCTGGTCGCTGCGTTTTTACGCCGAGGGCGGCTGGCGTGATACATGGGAGTCGGATCAGGCGTTGCCGAAAGCAGTGGAAGTGACACTGACATTGCAGGATTACGGTCAGATTCAACGAATTTATCTTACCACCGGCGCATCACTGGGAGAGGGCGGGAATGGCTAAATCTCAACAGCGCGGTGTGGCTCTGATCATCGTTTTGCTGCTGCTGGCGATCATGGTGTCGATTGCCGCGACCATGTCGCAGCGGATGTTTACCCAGTTTCAGCGTGCCAGTCATCAGCTCAATTACCAACAGGCGTACTGGTACAGTATCGGGGTTGAAGGGCTGGCCAAAGCGGCCATCGAGCAGAGCTATAAAGACAGTGATGTCGTCAGCCTCAATCAACCCTGGTCACAGCGCGATCGCAGTTATCCGCTCGACTACGGTCAGGTGACCGGCAGTATCGTCGACAAGCAGGCCTGCTTTAACATCAATGCGTTTGCCGGTCTGGCGCCGGTCGCAGCGCAGACCACGACACCGTATGTGTATCGGGTGTGGCGCGCCTTGCTCGATGAGCTCGATGTTGGCAGCTATCAGGCCGAAAACATTGCCGATGGCACCTGGGAGTTTCTTGATGCCAATGATTCGGTCAACACCGCGAGCGGGGTGGAAGACAGTTATTATGAATCAGTGTCGCCGGCCTATATGGCCCCCAATGGTATACTGGCTGACGTCAGTGAATTACGTGCGGTGCACGAAGTCAGTGGCGAAGTGATGCAGAGTCTGCAGCCCTATGTCTGTGCGTTACCGGTGCAGGACTGGCGTTTGAATATTAATACGCTGCAACCTGAGCAGGCTAAACTGCTGGCCGCCATGTTCAGCCCGAACCTGAGTGAGTCCAATGCGCGTACTGTGCTGGAAGGACGGCCCTATGACGGCTGGAGCAGTATCGAAGATTTTATGGCTGAGGCGCCTATCGCCGCGGTTGATGAGAGTGTGCGGGAACAGGCACGCGGTTATCTGAGTATCGACAGCCACTATTTTGAGCTGGATGCGAACATTCAGGTCGAGCAATCCCGGGTACGTATCCGCAGTCTGTTTTTTAGTAGTAATTTAGAAACTGCAACGGTTATTCGCCGTCGCTTTGGAGGAATCAGTGAGCGAGTTTCTGACCGTTCGGCTGAGTAGTCAAAAAGAAGCCACCATTCCCTGGCTGGTGTGGTCAACTGACCAGCAGGCAGTGATTGCCAGTGGTGAAATTGCGGGCCTGGATCAGCTCGAAGATCTGGCACCTTATGCGGCCCAGCGTCCGACACTGTTACTGTTGTCGGCCAGCGATGTGGTGCTGACTCAGGTTGCCATTCCGTCGGGTGCCAGTCGCCAGCTTGAGTCGATGCTGCCTTATCTGGTGGAAGAGGAAATTGCCCAGGATGTGGATAAAATGCATTTCACCATTCTGGCG from Vibrio ostreae encodes the following:
- the gspG gene encoding type II secretion system major pseudopilin GspG, translating into MNKKVNKQSGFTLLEVMVVVVILGILASFVVPNLLGNKEKADQQKAITDIVALENALDMYKLDNNVYPTTDQGLDALVTMPGSPEPRNYRAGGYIKRLPKDPWGNDYQYLSPGDKATIDVFTLGADGQEGGEGTAVDIGNWNLQDFQ
- the gspH gene encoding type II secretion system minor pseudopilin GspH, with the translated sequence MKRKHGFTLLEIMLVLVLLSVSAVAVIATLPVRHDDEIKEVAQSIFQRLQLLNEEAILSGRDYGLRIDEQARTLRFLSLEQTGWQKLDKNGIAADLQLEEGLALQYQAGGDVWQDEDRLFKPGSLFDEEMFAEQDGEHKQRPPQVFILSSGELTPFTLDIYVQNASVERGWQVQVQDNGQITLLAPGEHDEAR
- the gspI gene encoding type II secretion system minor pseudopilin GspI; this translates as MRRAERGFTLLEVLVALAIFATAALSVMRAVTQHINTISYLEEKTFAAMVVDNQTAKVFLSEQTPRAQNGSEELAGRTWYWKVAPVKTANDVLAAFDVSAATEKNGAPVVTVRSYVAK
- the gspJ gene encoding type II secretion system minor pseudopilin GspJ — translated: MLQSKYGSLRRVARRRGFTLIEVLVAMAIFASLSLAAYQVLNQVQRSNTLSAEREARLSEVQRAIVMMDADFRQMALRHFRHNGEAPAERMLLWSDYLNDSDSKGVMFIRLGWHNPEQQFPRGEVAKVGYRLKEGVLERLYWRYPDTTVSEPAVVMPVLTQVESWSLRFYAEGGWRDTWESDQALPKAVEVTLTLQDYGQIQRIYLTTGASLGEGGNG
- the gspK gene encoding type II secretion system minor pseudopilin GspK, giving the protein MAKSQQRGVALIIVLLLLAIMVSIAATMSQRMFTQFQRASHQLNYQQAYWYSIGVEGLAKAAIEQSYKDSDVVSLNQPWSQRDRSYPLDYGQVTGSIVDKQACFNINAFAGLAPVAAQTTTPYVYRVWRALLDELDVGSYQAENIADGTWEFLDANDSVNTASGVEDSYYESVSPAYMAPNGILADVSELRAVHEVSGEVMQSLQPYVCALPVQDWRLNINTLQPEQAKLLAAMFSPNLSESNARTVLEGRPYDGWSSIEDFMAEAPIAAVDESVREQARGYLSIDSHYFELDANIQVEQSRVRIRSLFFSSNLETATVIRRRFGGISERVSDRSAE